Genomic segment of Candidatus Binatia bacterium:
TTGTGCTGACCTCGGACAAGCCGCCAGACGCCATCGCCGAACTCGAGCAGCGGCTGCGTAGCCGCTTCGGCGGGGGGCTCATAGCCGATATTCACCCGCCCACCTACGAGATGCGCATCGCCATTGCGCTCAAGAAGGCCGCACGGCAGGGTCTGAACATTCCTCAGAGCGTGGCGGCGCTGGTGGCGGAGCGCAGCGGCGCCAGTGTGCGTGAGCTCGAAGGAGCCCTTACCCGGGTGCTGGCGTCCGCCCAATTGCGGGGTGTGCCGGTAACCGAGGAGCTGGCCGACCGGGTCCTTGGTCCCGGGGCTGAGCGCAACACCGCCATCACCATCGAGGAGGTCCAGGCGGTGGTCACCGATCACTTCAAGATCTCGCTCGCGGACCTGACTTCCCATCGGCGGGCCCGCGTGTTGACGTTCCCGCGCCAGGTGGCGATGTACCTCAGTCGCACCGTCGCCCGGGCTCCGTTCAACAGCATCGCGGAGAAATTCGGCGGTCGCGACCATTCGACCGTGATGTATGCCGTGCAGCGATTGGAAGAACGACAGGGCGTCGAGCCTGCCCTGGGACAACTGCTGCGCAGTTTGGGTACGCAGCTACAGGATCGTCACCGCATCTGATCCGGGTTCGGGCTCGATCGCCGCGCTGGCGTCGCGGGGTGAACCGCCATCTCGCGACACCACGCGCGACCACCGCAGTTGGTCGTGACTGCCCCGGAGCTGCGCCGGAGCATCGAGAGCAATGCACGCCGGCGCCGTTGTCCGGGTGCGAAACGCAACCCGAGCTACTTGCTGCGGAATTCGTATCTGAGCCAGCGCGATATCCAGCCCTCGTTCTCGCGCCCGGCGATGATCTCCAATTCACCCTTGTCCAGCCACATGCCCTCGCACACCGGGCAGGTGTCGACCGACACGCCGTGCAGCTCGTGCTTATTGAGCGCCTCGCCGTCCCGCGGGCAACGATTCCTGGCGGCTTCCTTGATCTCATCGAGAGCCGCCTCCGCCACCGTCTCTTTTTCCTTCCGACGCTGTTCGTCGATGAGCTTTCGGTCGAGCTCGGCGAAATACTGGTTCTCGCGGGCCTGCTCGACCTCTCGCATCTTATCGCCGAATCGGTCTTTCTCGCTCGGAACCATTGGGATCACCCTCCACGGTTACTCGCACGCTACCCGCCGTGGTGGCGCCTTGTCAACGCGCCCGGCCCCTACTCGGCGCTCCGCGACGCCGGATCGGGAAAGCCCGCTGGTTGTGCGATGAAAACCGGAGAACGGTGTGTCAGGTCGCCTCTGGCCGAGTTACCCTGGTGACCGTGTCAGCGGCGAGTTGCGGCGTGCCATGACCGTGGATGGCAGGTTGTCTTGGCATGAATCGTGATTACCCCGATTGACGAATTGGAGAAGGAATGAACGTCAATCGATTCACCGAGAAATCCCAGGAAGCGCTCCGCGAGGCGCAGGCAAAGGCGACCCGACGTAATCACCAGAGCGTCGACGTCGAGCATCTTCTGGTCGCGCTCCTGGAGCCCAGCGACGGACTGACCACGGCCATCCTGCAATCATTGGGTTACGATGTACGAGCGCTGCAGTCCAGGGCCATGCAGGAGCTCGACCGCATCCCGGGGGTTTCGGGCCCCGGAGCGACCCCAGATCAGATCTATGTAACTCAGCGCCTCAGTCGTCTGCTCGCCGGCGCCGAAGATCAGGCCAAGGCCCTGAAGGACGAGTTCGTCAGCATTGAACACATCCTGCTCGCGATGCTGGATGACACCGGGGCCGCCGGCAAGTTACTGAAGGCTGCCGGGGTGACGCGCGACGCCTTCATGACTGCCTTGCAGAAGATCCGCGGCGGGCAGCGGGTTACCAGCACAAACCCCGAGGGGACCTATCAGGCACTGGAGCGCTATGGCCGCGATCTGACCAAGCTGGCGGGGCAGGGCAAGCTCGACCCGGTAATCGGACGCGACGAGGAAATCCGCCGCGTGGTGCAGGTGCTGTCACGTCGAACCAAGAACAACCCGGTGCTCATCGGCGAGCCGGGTGTCGGCAAGACCGCGATCGTCGAGGGCCTGGCCCAGCGGATCGTTCGCAAAGACGTCCCAGAGGGACTCAAGGACCGTCGAGTCGTCGTCCTCGATATGGGTGCGCTGGTCGCCGGCGCGAAGTTTCGCGGGGAGTTCGAAGAACGACTCAAGGCGGTGCTCAAGGAAGTGCAGGACGCCGAGGGCGAGGTCATCCTGTTCATCGACGAGCTCCACACCGTCGTCGGCGCGGGTGCGGCCGAGGGCGCGATGGACGCCAGTAATCTGCTCAAACCGATGCTGGCCCGGGGCGAGCTTCATTGCATTGGAGCAACGACGCTCAACGAATACCGCAAACACATCGAGAAAGACGCCGCCCTCGAGCGACGCTTCCAGCCTGTGTTGGTTGAACCCCCGTCGGTCGAGGACACGATCTCCATCCTGCGCGGCCTGCGCGAACGTTACGAGGTCCACCATGGCGTCAGAATAAGGGATGGCGCGTTGGTGACCGCGGCCGTCCTTTCGCAGCGTTACATCACCGACCGCTTCCTGCCGGATAAGGCAATCGATCTCGTCGATGAGGCCGCCGCAAAGCTGCGCACCGAGATCGACTCGATGCCGGCCGAACTGGACGAGGTGTCCCGGCGGGTCATGCAATTGGAGATCGAACGCGAGGCGCTCAAGAAGGAAACCGATAAGCCTTCACGCGCGCGGCTCGAAAAGCTGGAGAAGGAGCTCGGCGAGCTGCGGTCCGAAGCCGATGCGCTGCGTGCCCGCTGGGAGGTCGAGAAAGGCGCCATTACCCGTCTGCGCGATCTCCGCCGCCGCATCGAAGAGACCAAGGTCGAGATCGAAAAGGCCGAACGGCAGTATGACCTGAACCGTGTCGCCGAACTCAAGTACGGTACCCTGGCCCAGCTGGAGCGCGATCTGGGTAGCGAAGAGGAGCGCCTCAGCGGCGAGCAGAAGGCGACACGACTCATCAAGGAGGACGTCGACGAGGACGATATCGCCGAGGTGGTCTCCCGGTGGACCGGCGTGCCCGTGTCGAAGCTGATGGAAGGGGAGATGCAGAAGCTGCTGCACCTCGAAGAGGCCTTGCACCGGCGCGTGATCGGTCAGGACGAAGCGGTGACCGCCGTTGCCGACGCCGTGATCCGGGCCCGGGCGGGCATCAAGGATCCCAATCGGCCGATAGGCTCGTTCATCTTCCTCGGCCCCACAGGTGTCGGCAAGACCGAACTCGCCCGCGCTCTCGCCGAGTTTCTCTTCGACGACGAGGCGGCGATGATTCGACTCGACATGTCGGAGTACATGGAGAAGCATACCGTGGCGAGACTGATCGGAGCGCCACCGGGATACGTGGGTTACGAGGAAGGTGGCCAGCTTACCGAGGCCGTGCGTCGTCGCCCGTACGCCGTGATTCTCTTCGACGAGGTCGAGAAGGCGCATGCCGACGTCTTCAACGCCTTGTTGCAGATCCTCGACGACGGACGGCTTACCGACGGCCAGGGACGGACGGTCGACTTCAAGAACGCCGTCGTCATCATGACCTCCAACATCGGCAGTCAGCTCATCCTCGGCCATCGCGGCGGTGACGATCCCGAGGCCTTCGAGCAGATGCGCGCCGAAGTTCTGGAGGCCTTACGGCAGCATTTCCGGCCGGAGTTCCTCAACCGCGTCGACGAGATCGTAGTCTTCCACGGTCTGACCCGGGAACAGCTCCAGCAAATCGTCGACATACAGCTCGGCCGGCTCCGCAAGCGACTGGCCGATCGGAAGATCGAGGTGCAGCTCACCGGCGCCGCTCTCGAACATTTCGCTCGCGTGGGTTACGACCCCGTCTACGGAGCGCGCCCGCTCAAACGCCTCCTGCAAAAGGAGCTGGAGACGACCCTTGGTCGCAAGATCGTTGCCGGCGAGATCCACGACAGTACCCGTGTGCTGGTCGACTACGCCAACGGACAATTAGCGTTTACCAAGGAGCCGCTGGTCGAGGCGGCGTGAGTCCGGGGCGGTCGAGCGACCCCGCCCGGCGGGGTCGAATTACGGCCGATCCGAAACCCTACGGCACGCACAAGACCGGTCGGCTGCTGGTGCGCATCACCTTCTCGGCCGTGCTGCCGAACAGCAGCCGGTCGACGCGCGGTGCGTGCCGGTGCATGCCCATGGCGATCAGGTCCACGTCGAGATCGCTGGCTACCTTGACGATCTCCACGAACGGGATGCCTTCGACAATCATCGGGGCGAACGCTTCCGCCCCTTTTTCGTCGAGCAACCAGCCGAACGCCTCGTCCGCGCGGGAGCGCAGGCGGGTCAGCACTTCGGCGCTCGATCCCAGGCCCTGTTGCTCGATCCGACCGGCAAAGTCGGAATCGAGAACGTGCAGAGCGGTTACCTCGCCGCGCGGGCACCAGCTCAGTGCCACTTCGAGAGCGCGGTGCGCGCCGGGAGAGAAATCCATCGCAACCAGCACGGCCTGCGGAACGGCGGTCGGGGTCGTCTGCTTTGCCATGAGAGATGCGCTTGCGTCGCACCGTGCTTAGCGCAGGCCGGTGCAGGCGACAAGCCGCAACCGGGGAGCCGCGGGTTGCTGCGCGGGTGAAATTTGTTGACCCACTGGGGGGCGGGTGTTAGCCTCTTTCCAGATGCTCGATACCGTCAGGGCAGTAAGGCGAACCGTCACGCACGGTGTGTCTACGCTCACTGCGCTGATGCCGCGCTTCCGTACCCGCCCAGGATATGTATGCAGCTTGCCGACTGGCCCTTGCCAGCCGGGCTGGCCGGTGGCTTCCGCCATCTCCAGGAGCTGTCGACGACATGAAGGGGCGGGTGACGAGCGCACCGGGGGCGGAGCGGCGGTTGAGGGGGCGCTGGGTAGCCGAAGGAGCGAGCGATGGAAGACACGAAGGCAGCTTTTGAGCAACTTATAAAGGGAGACCGCGCGGGTCGGGAGTCGCGGCAATGGCGGGGGTCGTTCCTCGAGTATCTCGACAAGGTGCGCGAGGATCCCGGCATCGTCAAGCTGGCCCATGCCCGCTTACACGACGTCATCTCGAGATCGGGTATCCGCGACGTCAACGACACCGATGACGCGCGCATCAAGCGTCTGTTCAAGGACGAACCGGTCAAGGTCTACCAGTTCTTTTCGGATCAGTTCTTCGGGATCGAGAAGGTCGTTGCGCAGATCGCCCGATACTTCCATTCGGCGGCGCTAAAGGGCGAGGAGAGCCGACAGGTCCTCTACCTGATGGGCCCGGTGGGCTCGGGCAAGAGTTCTCTGGTCGAACGCCTGCAGCGCGGCCTGTCGGAGAGCGGGCCGTTCTTCGCGATTGACAGCTGCCCGATGTTCGAGGAGCCCTTGCATCTGATCCCCCGCCATCTGCGGCGCGAATTCGAGAAGATGCTGGGTGTCCACATCGAAGGCGACCTCTGCCCGGTGTGCCGCTACCGCCTGCGCCAGGAGTTCGGCGAGCGCTACGAGGACTTCCCGATCGCTACCGCGACGTTTTCCAAGCGCAACCGGCGCGGGGTCGGGATCGTGCCGCCGGTCGATCCGAACAACCAGGACACCTCCGTGCTCATCGGCAGCGAGGACATCTCCAAGCTCGATCTCTACTCGGAGGGTGATCCGCGCGTGCTCGACCTGAACGGCGCCCTGAACGTTGGTAACCGCGGCATGGTCGAGTTCATCGAAGTATTCAAGAACGAGACCGAGTACCTGCACGCCATGATCACGGCGACACAGGAAAAGGTCATCCCGGCCCCCGGCCGCCACGGCATGGTCTATCTCGACACGGTTATCGTCGCGCACTCGAACGAGGCCGAGTGGCAGAAGTTCAAGGCCGACCACACCAACGAAGCCATCCTCGACCGCATCGTCGTCGTCAAGGTGCCGTACAACCTCCGCCTCTCCGAGGAGGTGAAGATCTACCAGAAGATCATCCGCAACTCGGACTTTCGCGCCCACGTAGCCCCACACACCCTGGAGATGGCGTCGATGTTCGCCATCCTGTCGCGCCTCGAACCGACACCCAAGTGCGACCTGATGACCAAGCTCAAGCTCTACAACGGCGAAGAGGTCATCGAGAAGGGCCGCACGAAGAAGCTCGATGCGCGCGAGTTGCGCGACGAAGCCAAGCGCGAGGGCATGAGCGGCATCTCCACGCGCTTCATCATGAAAGCCCTCGACAACGCCCTGTCCGACAGCATCGAAGGCGAGTGCATCAACCCGATCGGCGTGCGCGAGGCGCTGATCAACATGACTAAGGAAGCCGATCTGCCCGACGACTCTCGCAAGCAATACCTCGACTTCGTGCAGGACGCCCTGCACAAGGAGTACCTCGAGCTGCTGGAGAAGGAGATCACCAAGGCCTTCGTCTTTTCCTACCAGGAGCAAGCCGAGACCTTGTTTCAGAACTACCTCGATCACGCCGAGGCGTACGTGAACAAGACCAAGGTGCGCGACCGCAACACCAAGGAGGAGCTGCACCCGGACGAGAGCTTTCTCAAGTCCATCGAAGAGCAGATCGCGATCATCGGCTCGGCGGCGGAAGGCTTCCGCCAGGAGGTCATTGCGTATCTCTGGGCCGCCAGCCGGCGGGGCGAACGTATCAGCTACAAGAGCTACGAACCGCTGAAAGAGGCGATAGAGAAGAAACTCATGACCTCCGTGCGCGACATCAGCCGTATTATCACCAAAGCCCGCACGCGAGACGAGGAACAGAGCGAGAAATACGACGCCATGGTCAAGAACCTCCTGGAGAACGGCTACTGCCCGTCGTGCGTCGATGTCGTCCTGAAATACGCTGCCAACAATCTCTGGAAGGATTGAGAACTGCTGTGGGTCGCCGCACCGGCGCCGGCCCGCCTTTGGTCAGTGCGATGTCCGTGGATTCGATCTTCCGGCCGTTTCGACCGTCCGATGCGGAGCGTAGCGATCGCGCCAGTAGCGACCGGCTGCGCCACCGGCAGAAGGTCCGCCAGTCGATTCGCGACAACATTGCCGACATCGTCGCCGAGGAATCGATCATCGGAAAAGATCGGGAGCGCATCATCAAGGTGCCCATTCGCGGCATCCGGGAGTATCGATTCGTTTACGGAGACAATACGCCCGGCGTCGGTCAGGGCGACGGCGAGACGCAGCCGGGGCAGATCGTGGGAAAGGCCGGCCCGCAGGAACGCGTCGGCGTCGATAAGGCCGGCGATCGCCCCGGCGTCGACTACTACGAAACCGACGTCACCCTCGAAGAACTGATCGACATCATGTTCGAGGACCTCGAACTGCCCGACCTCGAACGCCGGCGCCTGCGGGAAATCGCCGCGCTCCGGCAAAGCAAGCGCAAGGGCTACCGCGCCAAGGGTATTCGCGTCCGCCTCGACAAGCGCCGCACGGTCAAAGAGAAGGTTCGCCGCGAGCTGGCCGCCAGACGTTCGCCGGAACGGGCGGGTACCGTGCCGGAGCGCTTCCCGTTCCACGACGGCGACCTCGTTTACCGGCATATCGAACCCGACACCCGGATGGAGTCGAATGCCGTGGTCATTTGCATCATGGATACGTCGGGGTCCATGGACAAGATGAAGAAATACCTCGCCCGCAGCTTCTTCTTTCTACTGTTCCAATTTATCCGCACCCGCTATCGCAACGTCGAGTTGGTGTTCATCGCCCACCACACCCAGGCCCGCGAGGTGACCGAAGAGGAGTTCTTCCACAAGGGCGAATCGGGCGGGACCTTTATCTCCGCCGGCTACCAGAAAGCCCTCGACATCGTTGCCGAGCGCTACCATCCGTCGTTGTGGAACGTGTACGCCTTCCACTGCTCCGACGGCGACAACTTCGATTCCGACAACCCGACCGCGATGCGGGCCGCAACTGCGCTGACCGAGATCTGCAATCTGTTCGGCTACGGCGAAATCAAGCCGCTCGGGTCGCGATACTACGAGAGTTCGATGCTAAGTCTCTTCCGGCGCCTCGAAGCGGACAACTTCCAGACCGTCCTGATCGAACGTAAGGAGGACATCTGGCCGGCCTTCAAGGCGCTGCTGGCTAAAGACCGTGCCGCTGGCACATGAGCACGCCCATGCCCCGCACTTACGACATCGCCGATCTCGAGGGCTGGGACACGCGCATCCGGCAACGCGTGGCAGCGTTCGGACTCGACTGCTTCCCGCAGGAGTTCGAGATCTGCGACCACATGCAGATGCTCGGGTACATGGCATACTCCGGTATGCCGTCGCACTACCCGCACTGGTCGTACGGCAAAGCCTACGAAAAGCTGAAAACTCTTTACGATTACGGCGTCTCCGGCCTGCCGTACGAGATGGTGATCAACGCCAACCCCGCGCTCGCCTACCTGATGCGTGACAACTCGCTGCTGCTCCAGGTCCTTACCATCGCCCACGTTTACGGCCACAACGACTTCTTCAAGAACAACTTCACCTTCCGTAGCACCCGCGCCGAGTTCACCATCTCCACCTTCAAGGCCCACGGCAACCGCATCAGGTCCTACGTCGAAGACCCCAGCATCGGCCTGAACAAGGTCGAGAACTTGCTCGATGCCGCCCATGCCCTCTCGTTACAGTGCCGGCGGAATCTCGCCGTGCGCAAACGGACCCCGCAGGAACAGCGCACCGCCATTCTCGAGGCCGCCGCACCCCAGGACGATCCCTTCAGTCGCGTCCATCGGCGTGTCGAGTACGTCGAGCCGGAGCTGACCCGCGTGCCGCTCGAACCCGAGGCTGATCTGCTGCTCTTCATCCGCGACTACAACCCGCACCTCAGCGAGTGGCAAAAGGATGTGCTGACCATCGTCCACGAAGAGGCCCGGTACTTCATTCCTCAGATCGAAACCAAGATCATGAACGAAGGCTGGGCCTCGTACTGGCACAAGCGCATCCTCGACAGTTTGGAGCTCCCGCAAGACCTTCAGCTCGAGTTCATCGTCCGGCACAACCAGGTGGTGCGGCCTTTCCCCGGCGGGCTCAACCCCTATCACCTCGGCTTCAGGGTCTGGGAGGACATTCAACGTCGGTACGACAATCCGACACCCGAGGAGGCTGCCGAGCTGGGGCCGAACCGGCCGAGCGGCACGGCGAAGATCTTCGAGGTGCGCGCGGCCGATCGCGATGTCTCTTTCCTGCGACGCCATCTCACGCGCGAGTTGATCCGCGAGCTCGACCTCTTCGAGTACCAGGCCCGCGACGCCGACCTGGTCGTAACCCAGGTCGGCGACGACGACGGCTGGGAAAAGGTAAAGGAGACGCTGCTCCGCTCCGTCGGCATGGGTGGCGTTCCGGTACTACAGATCGTCGACGGCGACTTCGGCGGCAACCGCACCCTCTACCTCGTGCACGACCATGACGGCCGGGACCTCCACCTCGAGTCGGCGGAGAAGACCCTGGCGTACGTGCACCGGCTGTGGCAACGCGAAGTGACATTGGAGACTGAGGTGGACGGCAAGCGCAGCCTGTTGACTTACAACGACCGCGGCTTCTCGACGAAGCCGGTGAGGTAACGCCAACCGCAGATCGCGCCACGACCGCCGCGATTACGATCCGTCCTTGTGGGCGGCACGGCGACGCAAGGCGTGTCGGTGACTTGGCGAGGTAGGAGATGGCCGACAGAAGAGAGCAGGTCTGGGCCTATCACGGAGTCCAGAGCAGGTTCGTGAATACCACCGACTGGACGGCCATTCCGTTCGGGGGTCTGCCCGACCTGTACACAAAGATGCGGGCCGAGTCCTGCACTCACGTGGACCGGCTCTGCATCGTTGCCCATGGCGACCGCAACGGTTACGTCGACCTCGATCCGCCGCTCACCTGGGAGACCGTGGATGGTATGCGCGGCGATGTCGTCAAGCTGGGCCAGGTCCTCAATGCCGGAGCCCGCGTGATCTTCTATGCGTGCACAGCCGGGGGTGGAGTCGAAGGCGACCGCCTCCTGACAAAGCTGTCATCGATGTGGCCGGGCCGTGACGTGATCGGCTTCAATACCGCTAATGAGACGGCGGGCCCGACTCCGGGTCCGGGGGCGGTGAAATCGTCCTCGAAGACCGCGCTCCGCAATGACGAATGGTCGAACGAGGCGAAGTGGGCCCATAACGGTAAGATCGTCAGGGCTCCCCTGTTCGAGTTCACGTATTTTCAGGAACACGATCCGCTCTTTAAGAACCGGTGCGGTTCCGATGGGTGCCCCGGCCACGGGGCCTACGGACACTCATGTGACCCGTACAACCGCCGCACGTGGCCGACGTGGGTGGTCAGTCGCAATGCGATCGAGAAGCTTAAGGCGAGCGGGGCCGGCGGCAAAGCGGCGCTCCCCGAAGCAAAGAGTGTGGGCAGCCCGCAACGAGACCGGGTTCACCCCCGCGCACCGGCGTACCCCGCAGGTACCGGCAACTTCAGGCGCAGAGATCCGGTCCGATAGTGGATTACGAGGCGCCCCGCCCGGTCGAACGAGGGACCGGCTTCGCTGCTACGGCTCGACCTCCAACGCCAGCGGCACGGACTGCCCCAAGAGCCACGCTTCGAGCATGCTATTGACGACCTCCGGCGCTTCCTGCTGCACCCAGTGGGAGACCCGCGGCAGATAGCGGAGCGTCAGGTTCCTTACATAGGCCTCCGTGCCGTATGTGGTCTCCTTGCCGAGCGCGATATCGTGCTCACCCCAGATCATCAATGTCGGAACTTCGATCGGCGGATAACCCAGGCGGCGCTGTCGTCTCCCGCCCCCGCCGCGCACGAAAGCACGGTAGTAGTTGAGCATGGCCGTCATCGCGCCGGGTTCGAGCGCGTTGCGGCGGTAGACGTCGAGCACCTCCTCGGGAAAACGGTCCTTGTCTACCGCCATGGCGCGGAACGCCCGCCCGACCGCGCGCGCTTGGCCGGCACGGAGCGCCAGCTCCGGCAATCGGGGCAACTGGAAGAACAGCACGTACCAGGACCGCAAGGCCTGACGCCCGCGCCGTAGCGCCCGCTCCAGGATGGCCGGGTGCGGCAGGTTCATGACCACCAATCGCTCGATGGCGCGCACGCGACGCATCGCGAAGTACCACGCGATCACGCCGCCCCAATCGTGGGCAACCAGCAGCGTCGAGGTCGCACCGCTGGCGTCCACGAGACCGGCGACGTCGTCGAGGAGATGCTCGATGGCGTACGCGGTCACGTCGCCCGGACGGTCGGTCCTTCCATAACCGCGCAGGTCGGGTGCCCATGCGCGGTAACCGAGGCGCGCAAACAGCGGAAGCTGATAGCGCCAGGAGAACGACGATTCGGGGAAACCGTGCAGGCACAGGGCAAGTCGATCGCCCGTGCCGCAGGTCGCCACATGGAAGTTGAGCCCGTTGGCAACGACCCGTTCCGAGCCGATGGCGTCGCTCTCGGTCATGCGTCTTCACACTATCCGGGGGGCGGACCGGGGGGAAGGCGGTTGACCGAGCACGGCGTCGTGCTACCAGAGGATCGTGTTGCTCAAACGAGTACTGTCGGCCCTGTTCTGGGTGTTCCTCGTCGTCACGTCGATAGCGCTGTTTCCGGTGGCGGTGCTCATCTGGGCCGTGACCCTTTTGTTCGATCGGCGTCTCGTCGTCCTGCACCGGTTCACGTGCTTCTGGGCGTCCCTGTATACGTGGTTGAACCCGGTCTGGCGCGTGCACATCGAGGGACGGGAAAAGATCGACCGCAAGACCGCCTACGTGATGGTTGCGAACCATCAGTCGCTGCTCGACATCCTTGTTCTGTTCCGCCTGTTCGTACACTTCAAGTGGGTGTCGAAGATCGAGAACTTCCGCGTGCCGTGCGTCGGCTGGAACATGAGCCTGAATCGTTACATCAAGCTTCGCCGCGGCGACTCGGCGAGCATCGAGAAGATGATGGAGGCCTGCTGGGCAACCCTGGCGGAAGGGAATTCGATCATGATGTTCCCGGAAGGCACGCGCTCCGCCGATGGTCGCCTCAAGGCTTTCAAGCACGGCGCCTTCACCATCGCCAAGAAAGCCGCGGCGCCGTTGCTCCCGATCATCGTGGAAGGGACGGCCAATGCGTTGCCGAAGCGCGGCTTCGTTCTCCAGGGACGCCATTCCATTCGCGTTCGAGTGCTCGACGAGATCCCGTACAGAACCTTTGCCCATATGTCCGTCGAGGAGCTAGTGGCCACCGTCTTCGCGCGTTTCGCGAGCGATCTCGGAGAGCCGCTCCGCGACTTCCCGCCCGCGCGCGCCGCCGTCTAACAGGGATACCCGGCCTGAGAAGTCGCCGCGCAGCGGCAGGACGGCTGGGGCGCGCCGCCCGCGTGCGTGGCGTGCGGAAACCCGCCCCCCCCGCCTTCGCAGGTCTGCATGGCCAGGCCGCTGCGTTCCGGTTGCGGCCGGTTTGATCATTCTTCGAAGTAGCGGAAGTAAGCGACCGGGCTCAGGTTGGCTGGCCCTGCTCGGCCTGCTTGCGATCGAGGCGCTCGAGCTT
This window contains:
- the clpB gene encoding ATP-dependent chaperone ClpB, giving the protein MNVNRFTEKSQEALREAQAKATRRNHQSVDVEHLLVALLEPSDGLTTAILQSLGYDVRALQSRAMQELDRIPGVSGPGATPDQIYVTQRLSRLLAGAEDQAKALKDEFVSIEHILLAMLDDTGAAGKLLKAAGVTRDAFMTALQKIRGGQRVTSTNPEGTYQALERYGRDLTKLAGQGKLDPVIGRDEEIRRVVQVLSRRTKNNPVLIGEPGVGKTAIVEGLAQRIVRKDVPEGLKDRRVVVLDMGALVAGAKFRGEFEERLKAVLKEVQDAEGEVILFIDELHTVVGAGAAEGAMDASNLLKPMLARGELHCIGATTLNEYRKHIEKDAALERRFQPVLVEPPSVEDTISILRGLRERYEVHHGVRIRDGALVTAAVLSQRYITDRFLPDKAIDLVDEAAAKLRTEIDSMPAELDEVSRRVMQLEIEREALKKETDKPSRARLEKLEKELGELRSEADALRARWEVEKGAITRLRDLRRRIEETKVEIEKAERQYDLNRVAELKYGTLAQLERDLGSEEERLSGEQKATRLIKEDVDEDDIAEVVSRWTGVPVSKLMEGEMQKLLHLEEALHRRVIGQDEAVTAVADAVIRARAGIKDPNRPIGSFIFLGPTGVGKTELARALAEFLFDDEAAMIRLDMSEYMEKHTVARLIGAPPGYVGYEEGGQLTEAVRRRPYAVILFDEVEKAHADVFNALLQILDDGRLTDGQGRTVDFKNAVVIMTSNIGSQLILGHRGGDDPEAFEQMRAEVLEALRQHFRPEFLNRVDEIVVFHGLTREQLQQIVDIQLGRLRKRLADRKIEVQLTGAALEHFARVGYDPVYGARPLKRLLQKELETTLGRKIVAGEIHDSTRVLVDYANGQLAFTKEPLVEAA
- the yhbH gene encoding sporulation protein YhbH encodes the protein MSVDSIFRPFRPSDAERSDRASSDRLRHRQKVRQSIRDNIADIVAEESIIGKDRERIIKVPIRGIREYRFVYGDNTPGVGQGDGETQPGQIVGKAGPQERVGVDKAGDRPGVDYYETDVTLEELIDIMFEDLELPDLERRRLREIAALRQSKRKGYRAKGIRVRLDKRRTVKEKVRRELAARRSPERAGTVPERFPFHDGDLVYRHIEPDTRMESNAVVICIMDTSGSMDKMKKYLARSFFFLLFQFIRTRYRNVELVFIAHHTQAREVTEEEFFHKGESGGTFISAGYQKALDIVAERYHPSLWNVYAFHCSDGDNFDSDNPTAMRAATALTEICNLFGYGEIKPLGSRYYESSMLSLFRRLEADNFQTVLIERKEDIWPAFKALLAKDRAAGT
- a CDS encoding universal stress protein; translation: MAKQTTPTAVPQAVLVAMDFSPGAHRALEVALSWCPRGEVTALHVLDSDFAGRIEQQGLGSSAEVLTRLRSRADEAFGWLLDEKGAEAFAPMIVEGIPFVEIVKVASDLDVDLIAMGMHRHAPRVDRLLFGSTAEKVMRTSSRPVLCVP
- a CDS encoding SpoVR family protein; the encoded protein is MSTPMPRTYDIADLEGWDTRIRQRVAAFGLDCFPQEFEICDHMQMLGYMAYSGMPSHYPHWSYGKAYEKLKTLYDYGVSGLPYEMVINANPALAYLMRDNSLLLQVLTIAHVYGHNDFFKNNFTFRSTRAEFTISTFKAHGNRIRSYVEDPSIGLNKVENLLDAAHALSLQCRRNLAVRKRTPQEQRTAILEAAAPQDDPFSRVHRRVEYVEPELTRVPLEPEADLLLFIRDYNPHLSEWQKDVLTIVHEEARYFIPQIETKIMNEGWASYWHKRILDSLELPQDLQLEFIVRHNQVVRPFPGGLNPYHLGFRVWEDIQRRYDNPTPEEAAELGPNRPSGTAKIFEVRAADRDVSFLRRHLTRELIRELDLFEYQARDADLVVTQVGDDDGWEKVKETLLRSVGMGGVPVLQIVDGDFGGNRTLYLVHDHDGRDLHLESAEKTLAYVHRLWQREVTLETEVDGKRSLLTYNDRGFSTKPVR
- a CDS encoding zf-TFIIB domain-containing protein; this encodes MVPSEKDRFGDKMREVEQARENQYFAELDRKLIDEQRRKEKETVAEAALDEIKEAARNRCPRDGEALNKHELHGVSVDTCPVCEGMWLDKGELEIIAGRENEGWISRWLRYEFRSK
- a CDS encoding serine protein kinase, which translates into the protein MEDTKAAFEQLIKGDRAGRESRQWRGSFLEYLDKVREDPGIVKLAHARLHDVISRSGIRDVNDTDDARIKRLFKDEPVKVYQFFSDQFFGIEKVVAQIARYFHSAALKGEESRQVLYLMGPVGSGKSSLVERLQRGLSESGPFFAIDSCPMFEEPLHLIPRHLRREFEKMLGVHIEGDLCPVCRYRLRQEFGERYEDFPIATATFSKRNRRGVGIVPPVDPNNQDTSVLIGSEDISKLDLYSEGDPRVLDLNGALNVGNRGMVEFIEVFKNETEYLHAMITATQEKVIPAPGRHGMVYLDTVIVAHSNEAEWQKFKADHTNEAILDRIVVVKVPYNLRLSEEVKIYQKIIRNSDFRAHVAPHTLEMASMFAILSRLEPTPKCDLMTKLKLYNGEEVIEKGRTKKLDARELRDEAKREGMSGISTRFIMKALDNALSDSIEGECINPIGVREALINMTKEADLPDDSRKQYLDFVQDALHKEYLELLEKEITKAFVFSYQEQAETLFQNYLDHAEAYVNKTKVRDRNTKEELHPDESFLKSIEEQIAIIGSAAEGFRQEVIAYLWAASRRGERISYKSYEPLKEAIEKKLMTSVRDISRIITKARTRDEEQSEKYDAMVKNLLENGYCPSCVDVVLKYAANNLWKD
- a CDS encoding DUF4347 domain-containing protein — its product is MADRREQVWAYHGVQSRFVNTTDWTAIPFGGLPDLYTKMRAESCTHVDRLCIVAHGDRNGYVDLDPPLTWETVDGMRGDVVKLGQVLNAGARVIFYACTAGGGVEGDRLLTKLSSMWPGRDVIGFNTANETAGPTPGPGAVKSSSKTALRNDEWSNEAKWAHNGKIVRAPLFEFTYFQEHDPLFKNRCGSDGCPGHGAYGHSCDPYNRRTWPTWVVSRNAIEKLKASGAGGKAALPEAKSVGSPQRDRVHPRAPAYPAGTGNFRRRDPVR